In one Nicotiana sylvestris chromosome 8, ASM39365v2, whole genome shotgun sequence genomic region, the following are encoded:
- the LOC138875177 gene encoding uncharacterized protein yields MLNQGHLKELLSDKRRDNFARGCNPPQGPPKPPSPAHTIQMIIGGGEDTVINHVKFTTTHKLKRTVSHERYDNLEDDIIFDKSDNDGLCFPHYDALVITLRIADTDVKRIMVDDGSGACIVHPRVLMQMRLEDKLILRCITLMGFNNAVERTSGEIVLPILAGGVTLETTFHVMNQETAYNAIIGRPWIHAMRAIPSSFYQMRRKFNAAINETVNEEVDKLLANGSIRESKYPQWVANVVMVKKKNEKWRMCVDFTDLNKTCPKDSFPLPHIDQLIDAITGHELLSFLDAYSGYNQILMAEEDQEKTTFITHRGTYCYKVMSFGLKNAGAMYQRLVTKLFKE; encoded by the exons ATGTTAAACCAGGGGCACTTGAAAGAACTGTTAAGCGATAAAAGAAGGGACAACTTTGCTCGAGGGTGCAACCcacctcaaggacctccaaagcCACCATCACCCGCTcataccatacaaatgatcattggcggTGGCGAAGACacggtaatcaaccatgtgaagttcaccaccacgCACAAACTCAAACGGACGGTCTCCCATGAACGGTATGACAACCTCGAAGATgatatcatcttcgataagtcagacaATGACGGTTTGtgtttccctcactatgatgctttggttataactttacgcatCGCTGATACTGATGTAAAAAGAATCATGGTGGATGATGGAAGCGGCGCGTGTATTGTTCACCCACGAGTTCTCATGCAAATGAGGCTCGAGGATAAATTAATACTGCGTTGCATAACACTAatgggttttaataatgcagtagaGCGGACATCTGGAGAAATAGTACTACCTATCCTGGCAGGAGGGGTTACCCTAGAAACAACATTCcacgtcatgaaccaggaaacgGCCTACAACGCTATCATAGGACGGCCATGGATACATGCCATGCGAGCCATCCCTTCAAGCTTCTATCAA atgaggagaaagttcaatgccgcAATCAATGAGACAGTCAATGAGGAGGTTGATAAATTACTCGCCAACGGTTCCATAAGAGAAtcgaaatacccccaatgggtcgccaatgtggtcatggtcaaaaagaagaacgaGAAGTGGCGAATGTGTGTTGACTTCACCGACCTAAACAAGACATGCCCAAAGGACTCTTTCCCGTTACCCCACATCGACCAACTTATCGATGCAATAACGGGGCACGAGCTACTGAGCTTCTTGGACGCCTACTCCGGTtataaccaaattctaatggctgaagaagatcaagaaaagaccactttcatcactcatcgaggaacatactgctataaggtgatgtcgttcgggcttaAGAATGCGGGGGCCATGTATCAAAGATTAGTCACCAAATTGTTCAAAGAATAA